The genome window TCCAAGACCCTAGTCTCTGCACCAATGCAAATCCAGACACATAACCAAAGTATCAACGTCTAGCTGGCCCTGAGTGCACCAGGACAAGATGCTCTACTATACCAGGCTCTGTCCTGGAATGATAGAACTTGGGACATGGTAAGAGGTCTAGCGACTGGCAGTGAGGAAGCCCAGACTTGATACTGGACCCAGAGAGGCCCCTGAAGCTGAGTGTTCTGGAAAGAGGCACTTCACCTGGACCACCTGACTGGAGTGTGAAAGGCCTTGAGAGCGAAGAGAGAGCTGGAGACTGTGATGGGAGTTTGCATGCCCCTGATGCCCACTCTGGGTATGGTGTTCTTCAGAAAGGTCCTGTGCCTTTAGCTTGGTCTTCAGCAGCTGGTGCTGTTGATAGGCAGCCTGAGGACCTCATAGTCTCCTTGCCACCTGCTGTTCCTGAGTGGGGGTTTGTCTCAATACTTTTCTTTCTATCGATAGCTAAGGAAGAGTCCAGCCTGGATTTAGTCCTTGTGTCAACTGTGAAGTCTTAGAGAAAACATGTAGGCCATATATCCCCCATCCCCAAAGATGCCACAACTTCCTGTGTTTGGCAGACCATGCCAAGTCCAAACCCTGGACCCTGCAGGGAGGGTGAAGCCTGGGCCACCTGTGTTGCCATAGTAGTAAGACAGAGAGCAGCAGGGAGCCCAGCCTCAGCACCAGCCCCCCAGATGCCTCCATGGGCCTCCCCCCATATTGTTTTTTCTGCACTCTCCGTAGCTCCCTGGCTAGCTGAATGCCCAGGCTAAGGCCTTGGGGAAAGGCTTTTGGGGTTCAGAACCCCAGATCCCCTGTAACCCACAGATATGCACCCCTGAATtctgcctcccaccctccctcatcAGCTGTAGAGTGCCATCAGCCCTTCTCGGATCTTTCCTCTTCGATTAAGTTCCCAGACGCACGTGGAAAATAATGGAGTCTCTGCATCTCTGAATTCAAGAGACTTGTATCTCCTCTAGGCTCTTCATGGACAACCTGCGTCCAAGGGGATACAACCATCGACAGGATGGTGGCACCTGACACTTGCTAGTGATTCGCTGCTAAGGAACCGTTCTACCTGCCTAGTAGGGTGGTGAGAAAGTTGCCCTATGACCAACATAGGAGCTATCTGGGCACAGACCTGTGCTGCTGCTCACAGAGCAGGACTCCTGGAGATCAGTGGTATCTCACAGTGCTGGGAAATTAGCCAGATCTCCACAAACTTTCCTCGTCTCACGGGATCTGGTCTGTGGCAGACTTCTCAGGGCTGTGGGCTCACAGCCAGCCCAGTCAGCCCACTGTGTGCCAGGAAGTATGCACCatatcctgctttctctctgggGAGGTGAGAACTTGTGAAATATCCCCAAGGGCCCTGAGACTCAGGGAAAAGCACTGAAATGCTAGCTTAATGCACCAGATCTGTTGAGATTAAACAATGCCATCAGTGGGGCCCACTTGCAGCCTTATTGGCTGGTCTGGGGCTTCTAACTCCCTTTCACTGTCTCGCTGGGGTCAGCCTTGGGGTATTTACATCCCTTCCTTGCTTCTACTACCCTGTGCTAGGGAGTTATGGGAGCATTCATCTTGGTCACGCTAACCTGCTCCTTCATTGTTGCTGTTCCTGGTTGCCTGGTCGCCATAGTATCACCAGAGGCTGAGGTGTGAAAGTGGGTCTTACAAGAACAATGaagctctgtggtggtttgaacaagaatggcacccataggctcatatatttgaatgtttagtcactgtttgaaaggattgtAGGGATTAGgttggccttgctggaggaagcatgtcactgggagtCTGGGCTTTGGGGTTCCAAAAGCCTATGAGgctcagtctctttctctccaccTACAGAGCAATATGTAGCTTtctgctacttctccagcaccatgccttcctgtctgctgccatgctgcccaccatgatgataaaggactaaacctctgaactgtaagcaaattcccagttaaatgctttctttcacaaGAGTTGcattggccatggtgtctcttcacagcagcagaacagggACTAAGACAGGCTTAAGGGTGAAGCCACCTGTGGCTCTTCTGCTTCTTGCAGGGTATGGAGGCAGTCCTGCTTCACAAGGCAAGCTGGTCCCTTTGGGTAAAGGAAAGGCCCTGACTCTGCCCCGGGTAGACTAAGCCTCCAGCCTGGGTACCTGTCCCCACACTCACCGCCAGCAGGATCTGCAGACCACTGTGCAGGGTTTCCATATAGCTGTACGCCATGGCACAGCCAGCATCTACCACCAAGGACTGGCCATGCATTACCCCCAGTCTAGCTGTGGCTGCCTCTTCATGAAGACAGCCTGGCCCATGCTCTTCCCACCAGGAGCGATGCCGGGAGAGATTGAAGGTCAAGAGCTCACTGTCCTAGGGACAAAGCAACAGGACAAGTTAGTATCAGGAGGCAGCCAGCCTCTCCCAACCACAGCCTGGAGTAGGAAAGGATGAAGGTGGCAGGTCTCCCTCTACCTTTTCCTCTCCAGCTGTGTGGGACAGGAACAAGTTTCCCCAAACTGTTCCTCCATGGGAAAGCCTGGTTTTCTTGGCCCTCAGCCCCCATaccccttcctccaggaaggtCCCTTGCCTTGGGCAGACTTCAGGACTCACTATTATGGTATCTAGGTTCCTCAAAACCCTCATTCATGTCCCTGACCAAGCTGCCACAGTGGGTCTGGGGCCTCATGTCAGTGACTGGCATAACTCCAGCCAGGGCTAGCTCAGTCCACCACACCACTACATATTAGAGTCTCCTACTCTACGTAGGAGAACAAAGCTGTACCAGTCCAGAGCTTCCTCAGGAAACACATGTCAGTTGGCCAGGGTAGAAGACTCCATGTGGCCACAAGAGGAAGGTCTCTGCTTGTGCCCCAATCCCACCATCCCTGAGAAGGACACACCTACACATGTGGGCCAGATATCTACTTAGTTCCTACTCCTCCCTGGTACTGCCTGGTCCCAAGGACCTCTTCCAGGAGACCCACCCTGTGTGCTGGCCCACTGATACTCACAATGCCTTACCAACAAGGCTTACCACCTGTAAAACAGTCTTCCTAAACCTTACTGAAGCACTGATCACAGCCCAAATAATCCTGGTGCTGGGGTCAGCACTATGCATCAAGCTCCCACCATCATTAGGAAACATGCAATGAACAGCATCAAGAATCGCATGGTGATCTGGCCAAGACCCAGTGGATGAACCCCTTCCCATCTTTACTCACCTTTGAGAGGCCCCCCACTTCCAGGTAGAAGCAGATAATGAAGACATTCCAGGTAACCCAGACAGCTGCCCACACAGCATACTAGGGAGGCCAGAAAGAACAGGGCAGAAGTTGAACCACCCAGCTTCAGAGAGAAGATATCTGATTTTCTCTAATGCCTTGGAAGAAAGCCCTTGAACTCATTGCAAAACCAGGACTCCCTGAGTCTGATCTTCCCAATGCTGAGCTTGAAAAGGGTTACCTAAGCCCACCCTGGACAGATGTCAACCTAAGACATTCTGCCCAAGCTGCCACCAAGAGTGGCAGGGCTTCTACTCCTTGCATAGAGGCAGCCAAGCACAGTGGACTCACCACCACAATGTAGCGTGGCCGATACTGAATGGTGCCGAAGAGCCCCAAGATGACCACGATGATGTGGACGAAGTTGGCCAGGATGGGTGCCCACTGGTAGCCCAGGAAGTCAAACACCTGCCGTTCCAGAGCAGTGACCTAAGAACAGGTGGCCCATGAGGAACAGTGGACCCTAAGGAGCCACCTCCAAGTCTTGCTTCCCTCCTAAGCACCCCTCACATCTATTTTAATATCTATACCAGCTGGGCCACAAACTCCTTCTTGGCCATAACCCTGAGTAGGTATTGTGTGGCTCCATCTGTTCACCCTTCATTcatcacccacccatccatccttcaCTGGACTCCATCCCATGTGCAGGTAtaggtgaaggaagagaaagtgtgGCTGAATCCACCAGGTCACAACACTTTCTCTGGAGCCACTGTGTTTGGGATGACGAAAGTTTGCCAAGGAAAGACTAAAAAGGATGGGCTAcattctggaagagaagcaatgTTAAAGGAGCAGCACAGTGGACCTGAGCCTGTGACATTCACAGGATGCCACTGGGTCAGCACTGGAAATGCTGAGGCGTTCCCTGACCTAGAGTGGCTTCTAGTATGAGAGGGAGAAGCAAGTCTTGTTCCAGCTACAGACACAACTAGACACAAGGCAGAGTCTATTGAGAAGAGGAGACTTCaagtgagaaaatgtccccaccagactggcctgtggacaagcctaTGGTGCATCTTCTCAACTGATGACTGATGTggcagggcccagctcactgtaggtggtTACGCTGGCTGGGGGTCCTGGGAGCTGTAgaaaagcaggatgagcaagccagtaagccataGTCCTTCacggcctctgcctctgctctgtcCTCCAGGTTCTTGCCGTGTTTGAATagctctggcttccctcagtgatggagtatgacctgagagttgtaagttGAAGTAAATTCTTTTCTCCCCAAGCTGTttatgatcatggtgttttatcacagcaata of Peromyscus maniculatus bairdii isolate BWxNUB_F1_BW_parent chromosome 4, HU_Pman_BW_mat_3.1, whole genome shotgun sequence contains these proteins:
- the Nkain4 gene encoding sodium/potassium-transporting ATPase subunit beta-1-interacting protein 4 isoform X1, with product MGSCSGRCTLLALCALQLVTALERQVFDFLGYQWAPILANFVHIIVVILGLFGTIQYRPRYIVVYAVWAAVWVTWNVFIICFYLEVGGLSKDSELLTFNLSRHRSWWEEHGPGCLHEEAATARLGVMHGQSLVVDAGCAMAYSYMETLHSGLQILLALLGFVYGCYVVSVLTEEEDSFDFIGGFDPFPLYHVNEKPSSFLSKQAYLPA
- the Nkain4 gene encoding sodium/potassium-transporting ATPase subunit beta-1-interacting protein 4 isoform X2, which gives rise to MGSCSGRCTLLALCALQLVTALERQVFDFLGYQWAPILANFVHIIVVILGLFGTIQYRPRYIVVYAVWAAVWVTWNVFIICFYLEVGGLSKDSELLTFNLSRHRSWWEEHGPGCLHEEAATARLGVMHGQSLVVDAGCAMAYSYMETLHSGLQILLALLGFVYGCYVVSVLTEEEDSCLHK
- the Nkain4 gene encoding sodium/potassium-transporting ATPase subunit beta-1-interacting protein 4 isoform X3; translation: MGSCSGRCTLLALCALQLYAVWAAVWVTWNVFIICFYLEVGGLSKDSELLTFNLSRHRSWWEEHGPGCLHEEAATARLGVMHGQSLVVDAGCAMAYSYMETLHSGLQILLALLGFVYGCYVVSVLTEEEDSFDFIGGFDPFPLYHVNEKPSSFLSKQAYLPA